In Halomarina salina, one DNA window encodes the following:
- a CDS encoding Rid family detoxifying hydrolase, protein MEEVSTDQAPSAIGPYSQAIKEDGRVYVSGQGPVDPETDKIASDNIGEQTAQTLENIAAILDAAGTSLDDVVKSKVFVTDMDDYEAVNEVYAEYMSEPYPARAAVEVSRLPIEIGVEIEVIASLK, encoded by the coding sequence ATGGAGGAAGTAAGTACAGACCAGGCACCGAGTGCGATTGGACCCTACTCACAAGCGATTAAAGAAGATGGCCGAGTCTACGTATCAGGCCAAGGACCCGTCGACCCAGAAACGGATAAAATCGCCTCGGACAATATCGGTGAGCAAACCGCCCAGACGCTCGAGAATATCGCGGCGATACTCGATGCAGCAGGGACGTCACTCGATGACGTAGTGAAGTCAAAAGTGTTTGTCACAGACATGGACGATTACGAGGCGGTTAATGAAGTCTATGCAGAGTACATGAGCGAGCCCTACCCTGCACGGGCAGCTGTCGAAGTATCTCGACTCCCTATCGAAATCGGTGTTGAGATCGAGGTTATCGCGAGTCTCAAATGA
- a CDS encoding ArsR family transcriptional regulator, with amino-acid sequence MSNTAPEGFEDPFAEQQRMRELLSQETCHLIVQVILGHPAHLASLAELDYMIPKNEVAILNQLETLQEAGILDVYVHEPNVSTRNLPSKFWGPTERGVEILYQHNFLRGVPIARAVYEETNKSERVQRHEDAPRPTLPKAVREALDFDEPDMKETETS; translated from the coding sequence ATGAGCAATACGGCCCCGGAAGGGTTCGAGGATCCCTTCGCAGAGCAGCAGCGGATGCGTGAGCTGCTCTCTCAGGAGACGTGCCACCTCATCGTGCAGGTGATTCTCGGTCACCCAGCACACCTCGCGTCGTTGGCCGAACTTGACTACATGATTCCGAAGAACGAGGTGGCCATCCTCAACCAGCTCGAGACTCTCCAAGAGGCAGGGATTCTCGATGTATACGTGCACGAACCGAACGTGTCGACGCGAAACCTCCCGTCAAAGTTCTGGGGACCGACCGAGCGTGGGGTCGAAATCCTCTACCAGCATAATTTCTTGCGGGGCGTCCCGATTGCACGCGCGGTCTACGAGGAAACAAATAAATCCGAGCGGGTGCAGCGCCACGAGGACGCACCGCGACCAACGCTTCCCAAAGCCGTGAGAGAGGCACTTGACTTCGATGAGCCGGATATGAAAGAGACTGAAACTTCATGA
- a CDS encoding mandelate racemase/muconate lactonizing enzyme family protein, whose translation MEITDVTAVTVDMPLAGLDQPLGIGPYVTNHGQVDSMERVLVRVETNEGIAGWGEMRTFLTPTATESVLEDGIGPLVEGQSPFEIERLRRQVFIEYTNIELFFAAVETACWDIVGKALEKPVFELLGGATAPQQTAAMNADAADDETSISRDVEFAFCLGILPPDESRPKAREALDAGFSVLKTKAGRNWQQDVERIKAMHEEVDGQLEFRLDPNQGWSLDQAVRVGAALEDAGIYLQYMEQPIRVNAHSSLARLRQRLRQPIAPNEDTYIPHNLRSLIQEGAMDVAVLDLTPAGGIAGLRQQAAIVEDAGIPYTHHCAFDLGIRTAAILHAVHGLPGFSLPPDTTYYAWENDVLTEPFEVTDGSMTVPEEPGLGIDVDLDVIEDYRV comes from the coding sequence ATGGAGATTACAGATGTGACCGCAGTCACCGTCGATATGCCGTTAGCTGGGCTTGACCAACCCCTCGGCATCGGCCCATATGTCACAAATCACGGCCAGGTTGACTCTATGGAGCGCGTCCTCGTTCGCGTTGAGACGAACGAAGGAATCGCTGGCTGGGGCGAGATGCGGACCTTCCTAACCCCGACTGCCACAGAATCCGTCCTCGAAGATGGCATCGGGCCACTCGTTGAAGGCCAGTCGCCGTTCGAAATCGAACGGCTCCGACGACAGGTGTTCATCGAATACACGAACATCGAACTCTTCTTTGCCGCTGTTGAGACCGCGTGCTGGGATATCGTGGGCAAGGCGCTGGAGAAACCCGTCTTCGAACTCCTCGGAGGGGCGACTGCACCCCAGCAGACCGCAGCGATGAATGCTGATGCGGCGGATGACGAGACATCTATCAGTCGTGATGTTGAGTTTGCGTTCTGTCTGGGCATTCTTCCACCAGACGAATCTCGCCCAAAAGCCCGTGAAGCACTCGATGCTGGCTTCTCTGTCCTAAAGACGAAAGCTGGGCGCAATTGGCAACAAGACGTTGAGCGAATAAAGGCCATGCACGAAGAGGTGGATGGACAACTCGAGTTCCGGCTTGACCCGAATCAAGGCTGGTCACTTGACCAGGCCGTTCGTGTGGGAGCCGCCCTCGAAGATGCGGGGATTTACCTTCAGTACATGGAACAGCCAATTCGTGTCAACGCACACTCCTCGCTCGCTCGACTTCGGCAGCGACTTCGACAGCCGATCGCGCCGAATGAGGATACGTACATTCCCCACAACCTCCGATCGCTCATCCAAGAGGGAGCAATGGATGTCGCTGTCCTCGACCTGACCCCAGCAGGAGGGATTGCCGGGCTCCGGCAGCAAGCAGCAATCGTAGAAGACGCTGGGATTCCCTACACACATCATTGTGCATTCGATCTCGGCATTCGGACGGCTGCAATTCTCCACGCAGTCCATGGACTGCCCGGATTCTCGCTCCCGCCAGACACTACCTACTACGCTTGGGAAAACGACGTACTCACAGAACCATTCGAGGTCACAGACGGCAGTATGACAGTTCCCGAAGAGCCCGGCCTCGGGATTGACGTTGATCTGGACGTCATCGAGGACTATCGCGTCTAA
- a CDS encoding AbrB/MazE/SpoVT family DNA-binding domain-containing protein — translation MPRVTTKGQVTIPKHIRDALGIEPGDEIAFKEGESGYTIQKKQPTTAEGDDPFEKYRGSAESDETMPDRMRRLRSEYPRDVDDEDEETSEADT, via the coding sequence ATGCCGCGCGTTACTACCAAAGGCCAAGTCACAATCCCGAAGCACATTCGGGACGCACTCGGAATCGAACCCGGTGACGAAATCGCGTTTAAGGAGGGTGAGTCTGGCTATACGATCCAAAAGAAACAACCGACCACGGCAGAGGGCGACGATCCGTTTGAGAAGTATCGTGGTAGCGCTGAAAGCGATGAGACGATGCCCGACCGAATGCGACGGCTTCGTAGTGAGTATCCCCGGGATGTCGATGACGAGGACGAGGAGACGTCCGAGGCAGACACGTGA
- a CDS encoding PIN domain-containing protein, producing the protein MITAVDTSALLALLYDDEHTDNSERELRRVYREGRVVITPIVYAELAADGHFATMPELDQFFEDLSIQLVEPSREALFRAGEQFQQYTNRRPDGLQCPSCGEKQRVRCEACREDLAPRQHIAADFVIGGHATADADALVSFDSGFYETYFPSLTVAPE; encoded by the coding sequence GTGATCACAGCAGTCGATACGAGCGCACTTCTCGCGTTGTTGTACGACGACGAACACACTGACAATAGTGAACGAGAACTTCGGCGCGTCTATCGGGAAGGCCGTGTCGTTATCACGCCGATTGTATACGCTGAACTGGCAGCCGATGGGCACTTTGCGACCATGCCGGAACTCGACCAGTTTTTCGAAGACCTCAGCATTCAACTCGTTGAGCCGTCACGAGAGGCATTGTTCCGAGCCGGTGAACAATTCCAACAGTATACGAATCGGCGACCAGATGGACTGCAATGTCCGTCTTGCGGGGAGAAACAACGTGTCCGGTGTGAAGCGTGTCGTGAAGATCTTGCACCGCGTCAGCATATCGCTGCGGACTTCGTCATCGGCGGGCACGCAACCGCTGACGCAGATGCGCTGGTCAGCTTCGATAGTGGCTTCTACGAGACCTACTTCCCGTCATTGACCGTGGCTCCTGAGTGA
- a CDS encoding SDR family NAD(P)-dependent oxidoreductase, which yields MIELSLADRPAIVTGASRGIGRRIATKFAAAGGDVAICSRSYDDVKPVAEELTAEYDGRVVPVECDITDSAEIADLVDTTLEEFGDLRVLVNNAGGAAESADLLHRCDEETYEWMLDLNLKGPFLMAKEVLPAMVAAGGGSMVHVGSVNGLFGIGLAGYSEAKSGLLALSRNIATHYGQYGIRSNVLSAGTIETENRKAEMENTEQRSEGTSARDRWLDQYPLGRFGRPDEVADTTLFLATERAGFITGENIVVDGGLTVGLSTPFENEIYQADEQPSDESITQRE from the coding sequence ATGATTGAGTTGTCTTTAGCTGACCGACCGGCGATTGTGACCGGTGCATCAAGAGGGATTGGCCGTCGAATCGCGACAAAGTTCGCAGCAGCAGGCGGTGATGTCGCCATCTGCTCTCGGTCATACGATGATGTCAAACCGGTCGCTGAAGAGCTGACAGCTGAGTACGATGGTCGTGTCGTCCCAGTAGAGTGTGATATCACGGACAGTGCAGAGATTGCCGACCTCGTCGACACTACACTCGAAGAGTTCGGAGATCTCCGAGTCTTGGTGAACAACGCTGGGGGCGCCGCTGAATCAGCTGATCTCTTACACCGCTGTGATGAGGAGACCTATGAATGGATGCTCGACCTGAACTTAAAGGGGCCATTCCTCATGGCCAAGGAGGTACTCCCAGCGATGGTTGCGGCTGGCGGGGGATCGATGGTTCATGTCGGGTCAGTCAACGGATTGTTCGGTATTGGTCTGGCTGGCTACTCGGAGGCAAAGAGCGGCCTCCTCGCGCTTTCGCGCAACATCGCGACACACTACGGACAGTATGGTATCCGGTCGAACGTCCTCTCTGCAGGGACGATTGAAACAGAGAATCGCAAAGCAGAGATGGAAAATACCGAACAACGCTCGGAGGGAACGAGTGCGCGCGATCGATGGCTTGATCAGTACCCGCTCGGACGCTTCGGACGGCCTGACGAAGTCGCTGACACCACACTCTTCCTCGCAACAGAACGGGCTGGCTTCATCACCGGTGAGAACATCGTCGTTGACGGTGGCCTCACTGTTGGACTCTCGACACCGTTCGAGAACGAGATTTACCAAGCTGATGAGCAACCATCTGACGAATCCATCACTCAAAGAGAGTGA